Proteins encoded by one window of Octopus bimaculoides isolate UCB-OBI-ISO-001 chromosome 4, ASM119413v2, whole genome shotgun sequence:
- the LOC106871550 gene encoding putative uncharacterized protein DDB_G0277255 gives MIMDSSEYLIEDMARQGSNGVKLELNDRYSFSERMVRKHKCSSPLNFATSVEDYEMHGPPTKKPKTPRDPMSHRIIEKRRRDRMNNCLADLSRLIPANYMKQGQGRIEKTEIIEMAIRHIKHLQNIHRSLVNQGQCCAEKFYLGFKECEAETIRYFVECEGLDNKDQFFMRVISHLEAVSKKHLATGTQNCTDFPKEEPSSGDKANISCSSLNAECDNKMKSNDRTLQTVPEILAPSHDSINSAASKQLRSLLSQGNAGFEQPDSGNASCADSLGMFSSSESSISGNNADEVNMNMNNGEGDMHYHGNVGSENGSSSGSSKENKFTNYKFKHDITKRFSEEEKYSVDISASLTQENIIEYQENHNYDKLGYEKHSKDKHGYDKHGHDKHDKHGHDKHDKHGHDKHSHDKHDKHGHDKHGHDKHSHEKHGYDKHEKHGYDKHGFEKHEKLSSKLKRKIVRSMSPSSCSDSTAYPTSEHSSNGASNNVSTMLCHSPEDETVNNGVHLPAFVLHPQGTHYLPLTIQQSCFQNSLQQVERTQQPIVFHPISILVNFATPGLVIQNAESFVNNAALDVTFSSSSSSSTSASAAAAANAAADATADATTSAGAPLAENGNSNNARSITLVNSNNNNNNNNCPSPVINKPSLSHNCTTITSPYNLSPANSCHSVGSNNSSTSSSGSSSSSVTAVNNNNNNNNNSTVNTTATIPLNAIQANNHMSPVKHGNNTDHMNSGPVVVNSATSLPQTSSPPAATPTVTTATALLQTPTGALITQSILHQQQQQQQQQQQQQPPLQPQHLPIHQTHLPHIHPHQPPPPQ, from the exons aTATTCCTTCAGTGAAAGAATGGTCCGAAAACACAAATGTTCCAG cccTTTAAATTTTGCTACATCCGTTGAAGATTATGAGATGCATGGGCCTCCAACCAAAAAGCCAAAGACTCCACGG gaCCCAATGTCTCATCGGATTATAGAGAAGAGACGTCGTGATCGTATGAACAATTGTCTCGCTGACCTCAGCCGTCTTATTCCAGCCAACTATATGAAACAG GGCCAAGGTCGTATTGAAAAGACTGAAATTATTGAGATGGCCATCCGACATATCAAACATTTGCAAAACATTCACAGATCTCTGG TAAACCAGGGACAATGTTGTGCAGAGAAATTCTATCTTGGTTTCAAGGAATGTGAAGCTGAGACAATCCGCTACTTTGTAGAATGTGAAGGTCTAGACAACAAAGACCAGTTCTTCATGAGAGTTATCAGCCATCTGGAAGCTGTCAGTAAAAAACATCTTGCTACAG GAACACAAAACTGTACTGACTTCCCAAAAGAAGAACCCAGTTCCGGAGACAAAGCCAACATATCGTGTTCATCACTAAATGCCGAATGTGATAACAAAATGAAGAGCAATGACAGAACACTACAGACAGTTCCGGAAATACTTGCCCCTTCACATGACTCAATCAATTCAGCAGCAAGTAAACAACTTCGGTCTCTGTTGTCTCAAGGAAATGCTGGCTTTGAGCAACCTGACAGTGGTAATGCTAGCTGTGCCGATTCTCTGGGAATGTTTTCAAGCAGTGAATCTAGTATCTCTGGAAACAATGCTGATGAGGTCAACATGAACATGAACAATGGTGAAGGAGACATGCATTACCATGGAAATGTTGGTTCTGAGAATGGATCTTCGAGTGGAAGCAGCAAAGAAAATAAGTTTACCAATTACAAGTTTAAGCATGACATCACAAAGCGTTTCTCGGAAGAGGAGAAGTACAGCGTCGATATCTCGGCTTCGTTGACTCAAGAGAATATCATAGAATACCAAGAGAACCATAACTATGACAAACTTGGATATGAAAAACACAGCAAAGATAAGCATGGATATGATAAACATGGTCATGATAAACATGATAAACATGGTCATGATAAACATGATAAACATGGTCATGATAAACACAGTCATGATAAACACGATAAACATGGTCATGATAAACATGGTCACGATAAACACAGCCATGAGAAACATGGATATGATAAACATGAAAAGCATGGATATGATAAACATGGTTTTGAAAAACACGAGAAGTTATCGAGTAAACTAAAACGGAAAATTGTGCGTTCCATGTCACCAAGTTCTTGTTCTGATTCCACTGCATATCCAACTTCAGAACACAGCTCAAACGGTGCCAGTAATAATGTTTCTACAATGCTTTGCCATTCTCCTGAAGACGAAACGGTCAACAATGGCGTTCACCTACCAGCTTTTGTACTGCATCCCCAGGGCACGCATTACCTTCCTCTCACAATCCAGCAGTCGTGTTTCCAGAACAGTCTGCAACAAGTGGAACGGACGCAGCAGCCCATTGTATTCCATCCTATTAGTATCCTCGTCAATTTTGCAACACCTGGTCTTGTCATCCAGAATGCCGAGTCGTTTGTTAATAATGCTGCCTTGGATGTTACATTTTCTTCGTCGTCTTCTTCATCTACTTCGgcttcagctgctgctgctgccaatgcCGCTGCCGACGCCACTGCCGATGCTACCACTTCCGCTGGTGCTCCGCTGGCAGAGAATGGCAATTCCAACAACGCCCGCAGCATAACTCttgttaacagcaacaacaacaataacaataataattgcccAAGCCCTGTGATCAACAAGCCCTCCCTCTCTCACAACTGCACTACAATAACTTCTCCCTACAATCTCAGTCCGGCGAATTCGTGCCACAGTGTTGGTAGCAAtaatagtagtactagtagtagtggtagtagtagcagtagtgttactgctgttaacaacaacaacaataacaacaacaacagcactgtcAACACTACCGCCACCATACCACTCAATGCCATCCAAGCTAACAACCACATGTCGCCTGTAAAACATGGCAATAATACTGACCACATGAACTCTGGTCCTGTTGTGGTCAACAGTGCAACGTCTTTGCCGCAGACGTCGTCACCACCTGCAGCCACACCTACTGTAACAACGGCAACGGCGCTACTGCAGACACCAACTGGTGCTTTGATTACGCAAAGCATactgcaccaacaacaacaacaacaacagcaacaacaacaacaacagccaccatTACAACCACAACACCTACCAATCCATCAGACGCACTTACCTCATATCCACCCACATCAACCACCCCCACCACAG